One window from the genome of Ciconia boyciana chromosome 8, ASM3463844v1, whole genome shotgun sequence encodes:
- the PDCD7 gene encoding programmed cell death protein 7, producing MAQPPPFAGRFPPPPPPFRAFPPPAGPFPPPAAPFPGPAARPGPFAVAAAAAPPPFLLPPPPPAGPEGDAGPRFPPGGGPYFPAAPPFPPRPVAEEEAAAAQRQQDELWLSQFLGRRRAAAPPPPPPAGASPGSARELAVEALGLVARLAALCRALRRREAEGDEAGWAQAREEAEAARRELREVVRPLREPGYREALRRKAERARKRRLRLQRRKQEAKAAKEEEAARAAEREAKIDQWRAKCIQEVEEKNRERELKAAADSVLSEVRKKQADTKRMVDILRALEKLRKLRKEAAGRKGVCPPPSADEAFENQVESLKTLLKNRTELYEAEERALRVMLEGEQEEERKREMEKKQKKEREKLLQQKLEIDSKLFGDPDEFPLAHLLQPFREYYLQAEHSVAALIQIRHEWDQYLVPADHPEGSCIPPGWVLPSLPTNDTWATAVR from the exons ATGGCGCAGCCGCCGCCCTTCGCCGGGCgcttcccgccgccgccgccgccgttcCGGGCGTTCCCGCCGCCGGCAGGGCCTttcccgccgcccgccgcgcccttccccggccccgccgcccgcccggggcccTTCGCCgtggcggcagcggcggcgcccCCGCCCTtcctcctgccgccgccgccgccggccgggcccgAGGGCGACGCGGGGCCGCGCTTCCCGCCGGGCGGCGGCCCCTACTTCCCGGCGGCTCCTCCGTTCCCGCCGCGGCCGGTGGctgaggaggaggcggcggcggcgcagcgGCAGCAGGACGAGCTGTGGCTGTCGCAGTTCCTGGGCCGGCGccgggccgccgccccgccgccgccgccgcccgccggcgccagccccggcagcgcccgggAGCTGGCGGTGGAGGCGCTGGGGCTGGTGGCGCGGCTGGCCGCGCTCTGCCGGGCCCtgcggcggcgggaggccgAGGGGGACGAGGCGGGCTGGGCCCAGGCGCgggaggaggcggaggcggcgcggcgggagctGCGGGAGGTCGTGCGGCCGCTGAGGGAGCCGGGCTACCGGGAGGCGCTGCGGAGGAAGGCCGAGAGGGCGAGGAAGAGGCGGCTGCGCCTGCAGCGGAGGAAGCAAGAAGCCAAGGCagccaaggaggaggaggcggcccGGGCCGCCGAGCGGGAGGCCAAGATCGACCAGTGGAGGGCCAAGTGCATccaggaggtggaggagaagaACCGG GAACGAGAACTTAAGGCTGCTGCAGACAGTGTCTTATCTGAGGTACGGAAGAAACAAGCAGACACAAAGAGGATGGTGGACATCCTGCGTGCATTAGAAAAGCTTCGGAAACTGAGAAAAGAGGCTGCCGGCAGGAAAG GTGTTTGTCCACCCCCCTCAGCAGatgaagcatttgaaaatcaGGTGGAGAGTCTCAAAACGTTGCTCAAAAATCGCACAGAGCTGTATGAAGCTGAGGAGAGAGCATTAAGAGTTATGTTGGagggagaacaggaggaggaaaggaagagagaaatggaaaagaaacagaagaaggaaagggaaaaactaCTACAGCAGAAACTCGAAATTGATTCCAAGCTGTTTGGGGATCCAG ATGAATTTCCTCTAGCCCATCTACTGCAGCCCTTCAGAGAATATTACTTACAAGCTGAGCATTCTGTAGCAGCCCTAATCCAGATCAG GCATGAATGGGATCAGTACTTGGTGCCAGCTGATCACCCCGAAGGAAGCTGCATCCCTCCTGGATGGGTTCTTCCGAGTCTCCCCACAAATGACACTTGGGCCACTGCTGTCAGATAA